GAAAAGGACAAAAGCGGAGCTTGATAGTTTTGTTGACAAGCTTGAGGGGATTACTGGAATATAGGAGGGTATGGGACTCAGGGGACTTATAAGCTTTTCAGCTACCGAGTTGTCGGTAGCTGAAAAGCTTGAAGTTGGTGTTGTTATATGAGTCCCAGTGACTCCAGTTCCTGGTCGATAAGCAGCTTGTTCTCTGCTGATAGTGGTACCAGGGGCAGCCGATAGTTCTCCTCAATCATCCCCATTCGTGACAGGGCGTATTTGACGGGTACAGGATTGCTCTCAATAAAATTAAGTTTCAACAACTTGCGATAACGGCGGTTTATCCTCCGTGCCTCCTCAAGATCGCCCAGCCTGGCAGCTTCGACCAGTTGCTTGATCTGTGAGGGAATCTGGTTTGCCGCAACCGAGATTACCCCATCCCCACCCATGGCCATAAAGGGCAGAATCAACGAATCCTCACCGGTGAGTACAGAAAAATGGTCTGGACGCTCCTCAAGAAGTTCCGAAATCTGGCTCATATTCTCGGTAGCCTCTTTGACAGCCGCAATATTTTCAAAATCTCTTGCAAGCCGCAGAATGGTTGAAGCCGCAACATTGCATCCTGTTCTTCCCGGAACATTGTAGATGATAATTGGCACCGTGACGGCCTCGGCAATATGGCGGTAATGCTGATAGATTCCCTCCTGCGAAGGCTTGTTGTAATACGGAGCCACGGAAAGAAGGAGTGATGCACCCGCTTTTACCGCGTTCTTTGCAAGGGCTACGGCGTGTGGGGT
The DNA window shown above is from Pelodictyon phaeoclathratiforme BU-1 and carries:
- the dapA gene encoding 4-hydroxy-tetrahydrodipicolinate synthase — its product is MSTRYLSGSAVALVTPFKKDMTVDTDALRRLVQFQIAAGTDIIIPCGTTGESPTLSEDEQFDIIRIVKDEVDGKALVAAGAGTNSTPHAVALAKNAVKAGASLLLSVAPYYNKPSQEGIYQHYRHIAEAVTVPIIIYNVPGRTGCNVAASTILRLARDFENIAAVKEATENMSQISELLEERPDHFSVLTGEDSLILPFMAMGGDGVISVAANQIPSQIKQLVEAARLGDLEEARRINRRYRKLLKLNFIESNPVPVKYALSRMGMIEENYRLPLVPLSAENKLLIDQELESLGLI